In Lysinibacillus sp. 2017, the DNA window CTGCTGTATCTGCATCTGCCTCATTCCATGGCTTACCTGCTTCTTTTGTTAACCAAGCAGAAAACTCATGCTTACGACGACGAATAATTGTTGCCGCTTTGAATAATACGTCAGCACGTACTTCTGGCTTTACTTTTTTCCAAGATTGGAATGCTTTATCTGCTTCTTGCATCGCTTTTTCAGCTAACTCTTGTGACGCTTTTGATACAGAACCAATGACTTCTGTCTTCTTTGCTGGATTGTAAGAGACGATTTTTTCGTCCGTTGTAATACGCTCGCCACCAATGATTAATGGATATTCTGTGCCTAATTGTGACTCGACTTTTGCTAATGCATCTAAATACGCTTGTTTATTTGCTTCTACCGAGAAATCTGTAAATGGTTCGTGTTTGTAGTTAATCATTTATCATTACCTCCGATAATAAGTGCAATAAAATTTTGCATTTTAATATTTCCCTTAAATCGAATTATGCAATATTATATTGCTTAAATCAATATTTTTTTCTTTAATTCAAAAATTATCTAACTAACGATATGTCCATGATACAATAAAATGAAGGGGGTTATCTCATGAAACAGCTAGATATCTCTAGTGTTTTTGAACTGATGATTGAAAAAATAGATACCGGGCTTTGTGCCATAGATGAATTTGGACGAGTCATCGTCTACAACAAAAAGATGCGTGAATTGTCAGGTGAAACACTTGAACAAGTATCGCAGCGATTCATTTCACAATCACTTGATTTTAATCTCGAGCAAAATATGCTGCAAAAGGTATTAGCTTCGGCTCAAAGCTTTAAACATGTAAAACAAACATTTTGGAACGCACGTGGTGAAGAAGTAACGATGATTAATGATTATTACCCTTACACTCTAAGTGACGGAACAAAAATTGCGATTCAATTGTCACGGGATGTAACACAACAGGAATTTTTAATGGATCGGCCACTTAGTCGTTACGGTGCCCCACTTACTTTTGATATTATTACTGCCGTTTCAAAATCGATGAAGCAGGTCATTCAACAAGCTAAAATTGCTGCACTCGGTCGCATTCCTGTTATGCTTGTCGGAGAATCTGGCACTGGTAAAGATATGATTGCAGAAGGCATTCATCACGAATTATTAGAAAAAAATGAACGCTTCATTACGCTCATTTGTCGTCGTAATGAAGATACGCTATTAACACAAATCGAAAAATACATTGCCGAAGAAAAAAATTACACCTTTTTTGCTGAGCGAATTGAATTTTTATCAAGCGCTGCCCAGGAAAAAATTATTGCGTTACTAGAAATGCACAATGACCGTAATCACGTATTCATCGCAAGTATTGGAGAGGATCCAATCGATTTAATCCAGCAAGGTCGTCTTTCAAAGAACTTATATTATTTATTTTCAAACTTAACCATTCAAGTTCCTGCATTACGGGATCGTAAGGAAGATATTATGCCATTCGTTGATGATTATTTTGCACGACGCCGCAATAATTTTGGCGTGTCTGTAAGAGGACTAGCACCTGAAGTGGCAGAAATTTTCCGCTCATATGATTGGCCTGGCAATTTAAAAGAACTCGAAGTACTGCTAGATGATATTAGTGTACTTTTAACGAATGAAAAATATGTTGATTTATCGCTCATTCCCGCTTACTTCAAGTGGAAATTAAAACAAGCCGAGCCTGTTTCCCTTGAAGTACAAAATCTTTTCGATTTTACACAACAAGAACTGCAGCCACTTGATGAGTATATGCGAAAAGTCGAAGATCATTATATTAGCCATGCCCTACAACTTAACGGCGGCAATATTTCAAAAACTGCGAAGGCCTTAAACATTCATCGCCAAGGCTTACAGTATCGTTTAAAACGTAAATAATGTACTGTTCAAAATTAAAATTGGAAAATACCATTACATTTTCGAATGTTAAAAGCCCTATTATTAGGGCTTTTATTTTTTTATATGCCCCTGCATTATTTCGATGCACCTATTAAAATTTACACTTTTTCAAGAAATAAAATAACATTAAAAAGATATTTCAATAAAATTTTTTCGTTCCCAAACTATTGGTACTCCTCGTTTTTTTCTTTTCCCAATCACTTAAACACTTAAATTCTATTTCCATTTTTATTTTTTTGATTTATACTCACCTCAATATGAACAAAATAATTTTTCTATCCAGGAGGAGTATCCAAAATGTCATTAAAAGATTTTTTTATCGCACTTTCTGAAAACCAAACATTAAATTCTGTTGCCCAAAAATACGGTTTTAAAATGGGGGCGCAAACTGTCGTTGCAGGTACAAATATCGACGAGGTTGTACAAAGCATTAAAGAATTAAACGCAAACGGCATCTCTTGTACCGTTGATAATTTAGGGGAATTTGTTTTCGAAAAATCTGCTGCATTAGAAGCTAAGGAACAAATTTTAGCGGTGATTGAACGTATTCACGCGGAAAATTTAGATGCGCATATTTCTTTAAAGCCCTCTCAATTAGGTTTAGATATTGATTATGATTTTTGCTATGAAAACTTAAAAGAAATCGTTGCATTAGCAAACGAGTATCAAATTTTTGTTAATTTCGACATGGAAAACTATGAACGTTTACATCCATCATTTGACCTTTTAGAATCATTAAATGCGGCATACGGTAATGTTGGAACAGTTATTCAAGCATACTTCTTCGAGTCAGATGAAAATGTAGAACGCTTTAAAGACTATCGTTTACGCCTAGTTAAGGGTGCCTACAAAGAAGACGAATCAGTTGCTTATCAAACAAAAGAAGAAATCGACCGTAAGTATATCGAGCAAATCGAATATCATTTACTAAATGGTAAATTTACATCAATCGCGACACATGATCATAATATAATTAATCATGTAAAGCAGTTCGTGAAAAAACACAATATTTCGTATGATAAATTCGAGTTCCAAATGCTTTATGGCTTCCGTAAAGATATGCAATTAAGCCTTGCTAAAGAAGGCTATAACTTCTGCGTATACGTGCCATTTGGTCATGATTGGTACGGCTACTTTATGCGCCGTTTAGCAGAGCGTCCCCAAAATATTTCACTTGTGACAAAGCAAGTATTTAATAAAAAAACGAACACGATTTTAGCTGTTGCAGCTGGTGCGTTTTTAGCTGGTCGATTAACAAAATCGAAAAAATAATTACTACCAAAGGGGTAAGGTGCTAAGATTTTTTGCGTTGTGAGGTGTTAAATCTCCATGCTAAACTTAGCAAAAAATAGATAACTTTATACAAGGGGGAAATGTTTATGTCAGATAACAGTTGGCAATTGTTAGCAATCGTCCTTTATATGATCGCTATGCTAGCAATTGGATGGTATGCCTTCCGTAAAACGAGTAGTTTAACAGATTACATGTTAGGTGGCCGTGGTTTGGGTGCCACAGTTACCGCGCTAAGTGCTGGCGCTGCAGATATGTCCGGTTGGTTATTAATGGGATTACCAGGTGCTATTTATTTATCTGGTTTAGTTGAAGCGTGGATTGCAATTGGTTTAACAATTGGGGCTTATTTAAACTGGTTATTAGTAGCGCCACGTCTACGTGTCTACACACAAGTAACAAAAGATTCAATCACGATTCCAAGTTATTTAGACAATCGTTTACGTGACAACACAAAATTATTACGTATCGCATCTGGAATTATCATTTTAGTATTCTTTACATTCTATGTCTCATCCGGAATGGTATCGGGTGGTAAATTCTTTGAAAGTTCATTTGGTTTAGATTATCACACAGGTTTACTCGTTGTATCCGCTGTAGTTGTTGCTTACACATTATTTGGTGGCTTCTTAGCAGTTAGTTATACAGACGTAATTCAAGGTTTAATCATGTTAGTTACATTGATTGCCGTTCCTGTAGTAGGGATTTTTCTAACAGGTGGCTTCGGTGAAACAATTGACTCGATTAAACAAGTAGATCCTGACATGTTTAGCTTATTACCAGCGACTGCTTCAGCAGCAGCGATTATTTCTTCAGTTGCTTGGGGGCTAGGTTACTTCGGTCAACCCCATATTATCGTGCGTTTCATGGCGATTACATCGGTTAAAGAAACAAAAAATGCACGTCGTATCGGAATTGGCTGGATGATCTTCAGTTTACTCGGTGCACTTGCAACGGCTCTTGTCGGGGTTGCTTACTTCCAACAAAATGGTGGTCAGATTAAAGACGCCGAAACAATTTTTATCGTGATGAGCCAAATTTTATTCCACCCATTCATTGCGGGGATTGCATTAGCGGCGATTTTAGCTGCTGTTATGAGTACAATTTCATCTCAATTAATCGTTACATCTTCAGCCTTAATCGAAGATATGTATAAAGCATTATTCAAAAAAGACGGCACAGACAAACATTACGTATTCATGGGGCGTCTTGCAGTATTAGTTGTCTCTATTTTCGCAGCAATTGTTGCTTGGAACCCTGAGAGTACAATTTTAGGTCTTGTAGCATTTGCTTGGGCTGGCTTTGGTGCTGCATTTGGTCCAATCATTTTACTTTCGTTATTCTGGCGCAAACTAACAAACTACGGGGCACTTGCAGGGATGGTTGCTGGTGCGGTTGTAGCGTTCGTTTGGGGGAAAACTGAAAGCTTATCAAGCTCGCTTTACGAAATCGTTCCTGGATTTATCGCATGTTTAGTTGTTGCGGTTATAGTAAGTATCGTTACATACAAACCAAACGCAGAAATTGAAAAAGAGTTTGATGAAACACAGCGTATTTTAAAAGAAGAAAGTAACTAATCCTTTCTCATCAACCACAAGTTTAATCTTGTGGTTGATTTTTTTTACTAGATTTAAAGTTTTAAATAGCATAAAGATAGGCTTAAATTTCTTACATAACGATTCCAACTTTAATACCACCAAAAATTTCTAATCCAAAACAAAAGCGACAGCCTATAAAATAGACTGCCGCTCTCTATCATCTTATAAGAAAAATTAACGTTTATTAATTTCTTCCATAAGAATTTTATTTGTTAATTGTGGATTTGCTTGTCCTTTAGAAGCCTTCATAATTTGGCCTAAAAGTGCTTTAATCGCACGTTCGTTGCCGCCTAAGAAGTCAGCTACAGATTTTGCATTCGTATCTGCATCTAATACACCGTTTACGAAACCACGGATTACTTCCGGATCAGAAATTTGGACTAAGCCTTTTTCTTTCACGATTTTCGCAGCTTCACCGCCGTTAACAACTAACTCAGTGAATACTTTTTTCGCAATTTTAGAAGAAATTGTACCGTCAGAAATTAACTTGATCATACCAGCTAAGTTTTCTGGTGTTAATGTTGTATCTTTTAAATCCTTTTGCTCTGCGTTTAAGTATGCAGAAATGTCACCCATTAACCAGTTTGCAGCTAACTTCGCATCTGCACCAGCTGTAACTGTTGCATCAAAGAAATCAGAGATGTCTTTGTTGTTTACAAGTATTAAAGCATCATAAGGAGTTAAGCCTAACTCAGACTCGTAACGTGCTTTACGAGCGTCTGGTAATTCAGGAATTGACTGACGAATACGTTCAACCCACTCATCAGAAATAGAAAGACGTACTAAGTCTGGCTCAGGGAAGTAACGGTAATCATCCGTACCTTCTTTAACACGCATAAGAATTGTTTTACCTGTTTTTTCATCAAAACGACGCGTTTCTTGCTCGATTTCGCCACCAGCCATTAACACTTCTGCTTGGCGAACTTCTTCGTGCTCTAAACCACGACGTACAAAGTTGAATGAGTTCAAGTTTTTAAGCTCTGCTTTTGTACCAAATTCTTCTTGACCGTATGGACGAATAGAAATGTTGGCATCACAACGAAGTGATCCCTCTTCCATACGTACATCCGATACACCTGAATATTGAATAATTGATTTTACTTTTTCAAGGTAAGCATACGCTTCATCCGGTGTGCGGATATCTGGCTCAGAAACGATTTCAACAAGTGGTGTACCTTGACGGTTTAAATCAACTAAAGAATAGCCATCTGCGTGTGTTAATTTACCCGCATCTTCTTCCATGTGAAGACGAGTAATACCGATTTTCTTTTTGTAGCCTGGTGTTTCACCTTTTGCCGGAATTTCAATTTCAACCCAGCCATGTTTACCAATTGGCTTATCGAATTGTGAAATTTGGTAAGCTTTCGGATTATCCGGATAGAAGTAGTTTTTACGGTCGAACTTTGTTTCTTGTTCGATTTCCATATTTAATGCAAGTGCTGCACGCATTGCATAGTTAACAACCTCTTTATTTAATACTGGTAAAACACCTGGGTAACCAAGGTCAATTACTGATGTATTTGTGTTTGGCTCTGCACCGAAGTGGTTAGGAGAAGCCGAGAAAATTTTTGATTTTGTTTTTAATTCAACGTGAATTTCTAAACCAATGACTGTTTCAAAGTTCATCTTATTTTACCTCCCATAATGCTGGAGTTTGTGTGTTGAAATCTGTTTGTTGCTCGTAAGCGTAAGCAACACGGTAAATTGTTTCTTCATCGAAGTGTTTACCGATAATTTGTAAGCCTAGTGGTAACCCGTTTTCAAAACCACATGGAATTGAGATGGCTGGTACACCTGCTAAGTTGATAGGAATTGTTAAAATATCGTTTGCGTACATTGTCATTGGATCTTCAATGTTTGCACCAATTGCGAATGCTGGTGTTGGCGCTGTAGGTCCAACGATTACGTCATAGTTTTCGAATACTTTGTCATAATCAGCTTTGATTAATGTACGTGCTTGTTGCGCTTTTTTGTAGTACGCATCATACGTACCTGCTGATAATGAGTAAGTACCAAGCATGATACGACGTTTAACTTCATCACCGAAACCTTCAGCACGAGATTGTTTGTAAAGCTCTAATAAGTTTTTCGCGTTGTCTGTACGGTAACCGTAGCGAATACCATCGAAACGAGAAAGGTTAGAAGAAGCTTCTGAAGATGAAAGAATGTAGTAAGCTGCTAATGCGTATTTAGAGTGTGGAAGAGATACTTCTTCAACTGTCGCACCTTGCGCTTTTAATACTTCTAATGCTTCAAGTACAGACTTTTTAGCGGCTTCACCAACGCCCTCACCTAAAAACTCTTTAGGTACAGCGACGCGAAGACCTTTAATGTCGCCATTAAGTGCTGCCGCGTAGTTTGGTACAGGCATATCTGCAGAAGTAGAATCCATTTCATCTACGCCCGAGATGGCTTCAAGTAATAATGCGTTATCTGTTACATTACGTGTAATTGGTCCAATTTGGTCTAGAGAAGATGCGAATGCAACTAAACCAAAACGAGATACACGGCCGTATGTAGGTTTCATCCCTACAACACCACAGTAAGCTGCTGGTTGACGGATTGAACCACCTGTATCAGAACCTAGTGAGAATGGTACTTCACCAGCTGCTACTGCTGCTGCAGATGCACCTGAAGAACCACCTGGTACGTGGTTAAGGTTCCATGGATTTTTTGTTGTTTTATACGCTGAGTTTTCGTTTGAAGAACCCATTGCAAATTCATCCATGTTTAATTTACCGATTGTTACCATACCCGCATCACGAAGTTTTTTCACAATTGTTGCATCGTAAATTGGCATGAAGCCTTCTAAGATTTTAGAAGCACAAGTTGTTTCTAAACCTTCAGTTACGATATTATCTTTAACCCCAATCGGCATACCGAATAGTGGGCCGCGCTCCTCGAAAGGAACTTGATCTAGCTCTGCTGCACGAGCAGTTGCTTGTTCTTTATTTAAAGCTAAGAAAGCTTGTACATCGCCTTCTAGCTTTTCAACGCGTGCAAATGCTTCACTTGTTAAGTCAGCGATTGTAAGTTCGCCGTTTTTTAAGCTCTCTTGTAATTGTGCTGATGTGCGCTCAAATACTGTCATGCGTTTTGTTCCTCCTAATACTTATTATTCCATGATTGATGGTACTTTAATTTGACCAGCTTCTTGTTCTTTTACGTTTAACATTACTTTTTCACGAGGTAAGCCTTCTTTTGCTACGTCTTCGCGAAGAACGTTTACTAAAGGTAATACATGTGAAGTCGGTTCAACATTTGTTGTATCTAATTCATTTAACTGCTCTGCGAAATCAGTGATTTTACCTAGTTGGTCAGCAAACTTTTCTGCCTCTTCTTCTGTAATAGCAAGGCGAGCTAAGTGTGCTACATGCTTAACTTCTTCTTTTGTTAATTTTGCCATTTTCTACACCTCCAAAATCGAATAAACCATGCCCATTATCATACCATTTTTCCTTATAAAAATCATAACTTTGCTTAAATTTATAGCAATCTGCACAAAGCACCTAATGAATTCCACCAAATTAACGTATTAAATTATGAAAGTGCTTGATACGTAAAAATACCATGCCAATTTTTAGCATGGTATTTAACATTACTTATTCGTAAATATGAACGAATGGCTCATCTTCATTTGGTTTTTTAACGATTAACACTTCTGGTCCGTTGACCGACGTAATGCTTACCGTAATAGT includes these proteins:
- the putP gene encoding sodium/proline symporter PutP, translating into MSDNSWQLLAIVLYMIAMLAIGWYAFRKTSSLTDYMLGGRGLGATVTALSAGAADMSGWLLMGLPGAIYLSGLVEAWIAIGLTIGAYLNWLLVAPRLRVYTQVTKDSITIPSYLDNRLRDNTKLLRIASGIIILVFFTFYVSSGMVSGGKFFESSFGLDYHTGLLVVSAVVVAYTLFGGFLAVSYTDVIQGLIMLVTLIAVPVVGIFLTGGFGETIDSIKQVDPDMFSLLPATASAAAIISSVAWGLGYFGQPHIIVRFMAITSVKETKNARRIGIGWMIFSLLGALATALVGVAYFQQNGGQIKDAETIFIVMSQILFHPFIAGIALAAILAAVMSTISSQLIVTSSALIEDMYKALFKKDGTDKHYVFMGRLAVLVVSIFAAIVAWNPESTILGLVAFAWAGFGAAFGPIILLSLFWRKLTNYGALAGMVAGAVVAFVWGKTESLSSSLYEIVPGFIACLVVAVIVSIVTYKPNAEIEKEFDETQRILKEESN
- the gatA gene encoding Asp-tRNA(Asn)/Glu-tRNA(Gln) amidotransferase subunit GatA; the protein is MTVFERTSAQLQESLKNGELTIADLTSEAFARVEKLEGDVQAFLALNKEQATARAAELDQVPFEERGPLFGMPIGVKDNIVTEGLETTCASKILEGFMPIYDATIVKKLRDAGMVTIGKLNMDEFAMGSSNENSAYKTTKNPWNLNHVPGGSSGASAAAVAAGEVPFSLGSDTGGSIRQPAAYCGVVGMKPTYGRVSRFGLVAFASSLDQIGPITRNVTDNALLLEAISGVDEMDSTSADMPVPNYAAALNGDIKGLRVAVPKEFLGEGVGEAAKKSVLEALEVLKAQGATVEEVSLPHSKYALAAYYILSSSEASSNLSRFDGIRYGYRTDNAKNLLELYKQSRAEGFGDEVKRRIMLGTYSLSAGTYDAYYKKAQQARTLIKADYDKVFENYDVIVGPTAPTPAFAIGANIEDPMTMYANDILTIPINLAGVPAISIPCGFENGLPLGLQIIGKHFDEETIYRVAYAYEQQTDFNTQTPALWEVK
- a CDS encoding sigma 54-interacting transcriptional regulator translates to MKQLDISSVFELMIEKIDTGLCAIDEFGRVIVYNKKMRELSGETLEQVSQRFISQSLDFNLEQNMLQKVLASAQSFKHVKQTFWNARGEEVTMINDYYPYTLSDGTKIAIQLSRDVTQQEFLMDRPLSRYGAPLTFDIITAVSKSMKQVIQQAKIAALGRIPVMLVGESGTGKDMIAEGIHHELLEKNERFITLICRRNEDTLLTQIEKYIAEEKNYTFFAERIEFLSSAAQEKIIALLEMHNDRNHVFIASIGEDPIDLIQQGRLSKNLYYLFSNLTIQVPALRDRKEDIMPFVDDYFARRRNNFGVSVRGLAPEVAEIFRSYDWPGNLKELEVLLDDISVLLTNEKYVDLSLIPAYFKWKLKQAEPVSLEVQNLFDFTQQELQPLDEYMRKVEDHYISHALQLNGGNISKTAKALNIHRQGLQYRLKRK
- a CDS encoding proline dehydrogenase family protein, with protein sequence MSLKDFFIALSENQTLNSVAQKYGFKMGAQTVVAGTNIDEVVQSIKELNANGISCTVDNLGEFVFEKSAALEAKEQILAVIERIHAENLDAHISLKPSQLGLDIDYDFCYENLKEIVALANEYQIFVNFDMENYERLHPSFDLLESLNAAYGNVGTVIQAYFFESDENVERFKDYRLRLVKGAYKEDESVAYQTKEEIDRKYIEQIEYHLLNGKFTSIATHDHNIINHVKQFVKKHNISYDKFEFQMLYGFRKDMQLSLAKEGYNFCVYVPFGHDWYGYFMRRLAERPQNISLVTKQVFNKKTNTILAVAAGAFLAGRLTKSKK
- the gatC gene encoding Asp-tRNA(Asn)/Glu-tRNA(Gln) amidotransferase subunit GatC; this encodes MAKLTKEEVKHVAHLARLAITEEEAEKFADQLGKITDFAEQLNELDTTNVEPTSHVLPLVNVLREDVAKEGLPREKVMLNVKEQEAGQIKVPSIME
- the gatB gene encoding Asp-tRNA(Asn)/Glu-tRNA(Gln) amidotransferase subunit GatB, giving the protein MNFETVIGLEIHVELKTKSKIFSASPNHFGAEPNTNTSVIDLGYPGVLPVLNKEVVNYAMRAALALNMEIEQETKFDRKNYFYPDNPKAYQISQFDKPIGKHGWVEIEIPAKGETPGYKKKIGITRLHMEEDAGKLTHADGYSLVDLNRQGTPLVEIVSEPDIRTPDEAYAYLEKVKSIIQYSGVSDVRMEEGSLRCDANISIRPYGQEEFGTKAELKNLNSFNFVRRGLEHEEVRQAEVLMAGGEIEQETRRFDEKTGKTILMRVKEGTDDYRYFPEPDLVRLSISDEWVERIRQSIPELPDARKARYESELGLTPYDALILVNNKDISDFFDATVTAGADAKLAANWLMGDISAYLNAEQKDLKDTTLTPENLAGMIKLISDGTISSKIAKKVFTELVVNGGEAAKIVKEKGLVQISDPEVIRGFVNGVLDADTNAKSVADFLGGNERAIKALLGQIMKASKGQANPQLTNKILMEEINKR